The Catenuloplanes niger genome includes a window with the following:
- a CDS encoding nucleotidyltransferase domain-containing protein produces the protein MDADVARYLDDLVRAARDVLGDGLIGAYAAGSVALDAYQPGRSDVDVALVCVTPPAEPVKHELVARLRHEALPCPARGLELVLYTRDSARSGTAEPGFELELNTGARMGFRATYAADRRPAADGRFWYALDRSILHERGVALFGEPAADAFAEIHDLRAPLRDALAWWLALPGPVPDDAVLGACRSLARIRHGGWLDKIAAGRRIIADGDPDADLIARCVAARTGDGAPPDPAAARAFQRRVLAELTAP, from the coding sequence GTGGATGCCGACGTCGCCCGTTACCTCGACGACCTGGTGCGTGCCGCGCGGGACGTGCTGGGCGACGGCCTGATCGGTGCGTACGCGGCCGGCTCGGTCGCGCTGGACGCCTACCAGCCGGGCCGCAGCGACGTCGACGTCGCGCTGGTCTGTGTCACGCCGCCGGCCGAGCCGGTGAAGCACGAGCTGGTGGCGCGGCTGCGGCACGAGGCGTTGCCCTGCCCGGCCCGCGGCCTGGAGCTGGTGCTCTACACCAGGGACAGCGCCCGGTCGGGTACCGCCGAGCCCGGCTTCGAACTGGAGCTGAACACCGGGGCGCGGATGGGCTTCCGGGCCACCTACGCCGCGGACCGGCGCCCGGCCGCGGACGGCCGGTTCTGGTACGCGCTGGACCGCAGCATCCTGCACGAGCGCGGCGTGGCGCTGTTCGGCGAGCCCGCGGCGGACGCGTTCGCGGAGATCCACGACCTGCGCGCGCCGCTGCGGGACGCGCTCGCCTGGTGGCTGGCGCTGCCCGGCCCGGTCCCGGACGACGCCGTGCTCGGCGCGTGCCGGTCGCTGGCCCGCATCCGGCACGGCGGGTGGCTCGACAAGATCGCGGCGGGCCGCCGGATCATCGCGGACGGCGACCCGGACGCGGACCTGATCGCCCGGTGCGTCGCGGCCCGCACCGGCGACGGCGCTCCACCGGACCCGGCCGCGGCCCGCGCCTTCCAGCGCCGGGTCCTGGCCGAACTCACCGCGCCGTGA
- a CDS encoding carbohydrate ABC transporter permease → MTRRRVLVQLGCVLVTLFMGVPLYLIALASFTSRDALNAFPLPLLPTAVSGDTMNTFLRTTGIAGGMLNSLTVGLATVALTTLIGVPGGYALARFAFRGKDAYQVVMLLTRALPIVVLSVPLAKIFIDAGLYDTTYAVTLLHTALALPSTILITAAVFAGVSVEQEEAAMVFGAHRWAAFLRVVAPQALPGIAAAAVFTFVTSWNEVLGASILTLNRRTLPAHVLATLADSPLAFRFAGGLVLVLPAIIFIALVRRYLLNMWGTTLR, encoded by the coding sequence ATGACCCGGCGGCGCGTGCTGGTGCAGCTCGGCTGCGTGCTGGTCACGCTGTTCATGGGGGTGCCGCTCTACCTGATCGCGCTGGCGTCGTTCACCTCCCGGGACGCGCTCAACGCCTTCCCGCTGCCGCTGCTGCCGACCGCGGTCTCCGGCGACACCATGAACACGTTCCTGCGGACCACCGGCATCGCCGGCGGCATGCTCAACTCGCTGACTGTCGGGCTCGCCACGGTCGCGCTGACCACGCTGATCGGCGTACCCGGTGGGTACGCGCTGGCCCGGTTCGCGTTCCGGGGCAAGGACGCCTACCAGGTCGTCATGCTGCTGACCCGGGCGCTGCCGATCGTGGTGCTCTCCGTACCGCTGGCGAAGATCTTCATCGACGCCGGGCTGTACGACACGACGTACGCGGTGACGCTGCTGCACACCGCGCTGGCGCTGCCCAGCACGATCCTGATCACGGCCGCGGTGTTCGCCGGCGTCTCCGTCGAGCAGGAGGAGGCCGCGATGGTGTTCGGCGCGCACCGGTGGGCCGCGTTCCTGCGCGTCGTCGCGCCCCAGGCGCTGCCCGGCATCGCGGCCGCCGCGGTCTTCACGTTCGTCACGTCGTGGAACGAGGTGCTCGGCGCCAGCATCCTCACGCTCAACCGGCGCACGCTGCCCGCGCACGTGCTCGCCACGCTCGCCGACTCGCCGCTGGCGTTCCGGTTCGCCGGCGGGCTGGTGCTGGTGCTGCCCGCGATCATCTTCATCGCCCTGGTCCGCAGATACCTGCTCAACATGTGGGGGACGACGCTTCGATGA
- a CDS encoding VOC family protein, translated as MNLDLVTIVVPDYDEAIRFFVDVLGFELVEDSPSLTTDGRAKRWVVVRPPSGGTGLLLAKADGEAQEAAVGNQTGGRVGFFLRVDDFDATFQRLTAYGAEIAGEPRHEEYGTVVVFRDLAGNRWDLLGPRP; from the coding sequence GTGAATCTTGATCTTGTGACGATCGTGGTGCCGGACTACGACGAGGCGATCCGGTTCTTCGTGGACGTGCTCGGGTTCGAGCTGGTGGAGGACTCGCCGTCGCTGACGACCGACGGGCGGGCGAAGCGCTGGGTGGTGGTGCGGCCACCGTCCGGCGGGACCGGGCTGCTGCTCGCGAAGGCGGACGGCGAGGCGCAGGAGGCCGCTGTCGGAAACCAGACCGGTGGCCGGGTCGGCTTCTTCCTCCGGGTGGACGACTTCGACGCGACGTTCCAGCGGCTCACGGCGTACGGCGCCGAGATCGCCGGCGAGCCGCGGCACGAGGAGTACGGCACCGTCGTCGTCTTCCGCGACCTGGCCGGCAACCGCTGGGACCTGCTGGGACCGCGCCCCTAG
- a CDS encoding ABC transporter substrate-binding protein has translation MDRRSVLALGAGVAAAPLLTACAGASTSGGGGEGTVTLLSNQFSPVEERQRFEAILKARVTAAPVAFNQVETGIFASTLQSQVDSGKPQISLAGAQHGDLAPHASRLIDLDDVLGRLGDRGFAPELTELARLGGATTKYVPWMQASYVLAVHKRALEWLPSGADVRTLTYDQLLDWATAGRRGNGGKPVFGLPAGAKGLYHRFLQGYLVPSFSGGQITTYRSADAVAGWQYLRELWAQTAPASTGWDNMQEPLQRGEVLIGFDHSARLVGAPADKPDDWLMVPAPAGPKGLGYMAVVVGLGIPNGAPETDRAKQVIESLTAPEVQLDVLRQNAFFPVTNAPVPADLPAAVALAETAISAQRDAPNAILSLPPVGLGARDGEVAQVFKDTFKEILIDGKDVKAVVDAQGARLDGIVAEAKVPCWAPDPAGAECRVA, from the coding sequence ATGGACCGGCGGAGTGTGCTGGCGCTCGGTGCAGGCGTGGCGGCGGCACCGCTGCTGACCGCCTGCGCGGGCGCCTCGACCAGCGGCGGTGGCGGCGAGGGCACGGTCACGCTGCTGTCCAACCAGTTCAGCCCGGTCGAGGAGCGGCAGCGGTTCGAGGCCATCCTCAAGGCGCGGGTGACGGCCGCGCCGGTCGCGTTCAACCAGGTCGAGACCGGCATCTTCGCGTCCACCCTGCAGAGCCAGGTGGACTCCGGGAAGCCGCAGATCAGCCTGGCCGGCGCCCAGCACGGCGACCTCGCGCCGCACGCGAGCCGGCTGATCGACCTCGACGACGTGCTCGGCCGGCTCGGCGACCGCGGGTTCGCGCCCGAGCTGACGGAGCTGGCCAGGCTCGGCGGCGCCACCACGAAGTACGTCCCGTGGATGCAGGCCAGCTACGTGCTGGCGGTGCACAAGAGGGCGCTCGAATGGCTGCCGTCCGGCGCGGACGTGCGGACACTGACCTACGACCAGCTCCTCGACTGGGCCACGGCCGGGCGGCGCGGCAACGGCGGCAAACCCGTCTTCGGGCTGCCGGCCGGCGCGAAGGGGCTCTACCACCGCTTCCTGCAGGGCTACCTGGTGCCGAGCTTCTCCGGCGGGCAGATCACCACCTACCGGTCCGCGGACGCGGTTGCCGGCTGGCAGTACCTCAGGGAGCTGTGGGCGCAGACCGCACCGGCCTCCACCGGCTGGGACAACATGCAGGAGCCGCTGCAGCGCGGCGAGGTGCTGATCGGCTTCGACCACTCGGCCCGGCTGGTCGGCGCGCCCGCGGACAAACCGGACGACTGGCTGATGGTGCCGGCCCCGGCCGGGCCGAAGGGCCTCGGCTACATGGCGGTCGTGGTCGGGCTCGGCATCCCGAACGGCGCACCGGAGACCGACCGGGCCAAACAGGTGATCGAAAGCCTCACCGCGCCGGAGGTGCAGCTCGACGTGCTCCGGCAGAACGCGTTCTTCCCGGTCACGAACGCGCCGGTACCGGCGGACCTGCCCGCCGCGGTGGCGCTCGCGGAGACGGCGATCTCGGCACAGCGCGACGCGCCGAACGCGATCCTCTCGCTGCCACCGGTCGGGCTCGGCGCCCGCGACGGCGAGGTCGCCCAGGTCTTCAAGGACACGTTCAAGGAGATCCTGATCGACGGCAAGGACGTCAAGGCCGTGGTCGACGCGCAGGGTGCCCGGCTCGACGGGATCGTCGCCGAGGCGAAGGTGCCGTGCTGGGCGCCGGACCCGGCCGGGGCGGAATGCCGTGTCGCCTAA
- a CDS encoding ABC transporter ATP-binding protein produces the protein MNVTITNLVKSYPARRATDDVSLTVEEGEFLVLVGPSGCGKTTLLRMVAGLETPDSGRISIGGRDVTRVPARERGLSMVFQSYAVFPHMRVRDNIGFGLTMKKVEKSEWQRRVREAAELLDLTDVLDRFPAQLSGGQRQRVAVARAIVVDAAVLLMDEPLSNLDALLRLQFRAELKRIVGRLGTTTLYVTHDQAEAMSLGDRVAVMRDGRIAQLGAPLDVYDRPSERFVGGFLGAPPMNFFPAVVSGGRLRVGDVTLPGPAGLTSWDGRDVLVGVRAEHITAGDGSEAVVEVAEPTGATVLLTTRWAGHELKVSTGPGFPAKSGDPVRLTLPPAALRFFDPETGLALDLAAPVTAR, from the coding sequence ATGAACGTCACCATCACCAACCTGGTGAAGAGCTACCCCGCGCGCCGCGCCACCGACGACGTCTCGCTCACCGTCGAGGAGGGCGAGTTCCTGGTGCTGGTCGGGCCGAGCGGCTGCGGCAAGACCACGCTGCTGCGCATGGTCGCCGGGCTGGAGACGCCGGACTCGGGCCGCATCTCGATCGGCGGCCGGGACGTCACCCGCGTCCCGGCGCGCGAGCGCGGCCTGTCGATGGTCTTCCAGTCGTACGCGGTGTTCCCGCACATGCGCGTGCGCGACAACATCGGCTTCGGCCTGACCATGAAGAAGGTCGAGAAGAGCGAATGGCAGCGGCGGGTACGCGAGGCGGCCGAGCTGCTCGACCTGACCGACGTGCTGGACCGCTTCCCCGCGCAGCTCTCCGGCGGCCAGCGGCAGCGCGTCGCGGTCGCCCGCGCGATCGTGGTGGACGCGGCCGTGCTGCTGATGGACGAGCCGCTGTCCAACCTGGACGCGCTGCTGCGGCTGCAGTTCCGGGCCGAGCTGAAGAGGATCGTCGGCCGGCTCGGCACCACCACGCTCTACGTCACGCACGACCAGGCCGAGGCGATGTCGCTCGGCGACCGGGTCGCGGTCATGCGGGACGGGCGGATCGCCCAGCTCGGCGCGCCGCTGGACGTCTACGACCGGCCGTCCGAGCGGTTCGTCGGCGGTTTCCTCGGCGCGCCCCCGATGAACTTCTTCCCGGCCGTGGTCTCCGGCGGCCGGCTCCGGGTCGGCGACGTCACGCTGCCCGGCCCGGCCGGCCTGACGTCCTGGGACGGCCGGGACGTCCTGGTCGGTGTGCGGGCGGAGCACATCACGGCCGGGGACGGCTCCGAGGCGGTCGTGGAGGTGGCGGAGCCGACCGGCGCGACCGTGCTGCTCACCACGCGCTGGGCCGGTCACGAGCTGAAGGTCAGCACCGGTCCGGGCTTCCCGGCGAAGAGCGGCGACCCGGTGCGGCTGACGCTGCCCCCGGCCGCGCTGCGCTTCTTCGACCCGGAGACCGGCCTGGCGCTGGACCTCGCCGCACCGGTCACGGCGCGGTGA
- a CDS encoding carbohydrate ABC transporter permease, with protein sequence MSPKRLTAIWLILPSLVFMTLLFLWPLLTGLAAAFTGADGPTTVHVRRMLEDAYFWEATRNTALLIVVLIPLQFALAVTMALLLRQNPRFAGLYFYVWVIPLAVSDLAAGLIWLSVFTDRGYLNSVLDSLGVAPYAWLSYENPATMFLAILLAELWRSTSLVFVIVVAGMQGIPRDYEEAAEVLGAGYLHRLRYVILPQLRPSLQVALILRTILALETFAVAQALTARSFPLLVGETYQWYYFLQNPNVATAIALVVLLLSLTAAFGYLRLMRGAAR encoded by the coding sequence GTGTCGCCTAAGCGGCTCACCGCGATCTGGCTGATCCTGCCGTCGCTGGTCTTCATGACGCTGCTGTTCCTCTGGCCGCTGCTCACCGGCCTGGCCGCCGCGTTCACCGGCGCGGACGGCCCGACCACCGTGCACGTGCGGCGCATGCTGGAGGACGCCTACTTCTGGGAGGCGACGCGCAACACCGCGCTGCTGATCGTGGTGCTGATCCCGCTGCAGTTCGCGCTCGCCGTCACGATGGCGCTGCTGCTGCGGCAGAACCCGCGCTTCGCCGGCCTGTACTTCTACGTCTGGGTCATCCCGCTCGCGGTCAGCGACCTCGCGGCCGGCCTGATCTGGCTGTCCGTCTTCACCGACCGCGGCTACCTCAACTCGGTGCTGGACAGCCTCGGCGTCGCGCCGTACGCCTGGCTCTCCTACGAGAACCCGGCCACCATGTTCCTCGCGATCCTGCTGGCCGAGCTGTGGCGGTCCACCTCGCTGGTCTTCGTGATCGTGGTGGCCGGCATGCAGGGCATCCCGCGCGACTACGAGGAGGCGGCCGAGGTGCTCGGCGCCGGCTACCTGCACCGCCTGCGGTACGTGATCCTGCCGCAGCTGCGCCCCAGCCTCCAGGTCGCGCTGATCCTCCGGACGATCCTCGCGCTGGAGACGTTCGCGGTCGCGCAGGCGCTGACCGCGCGCAGTTTCCCGCTGCTCGTCGGCGAGACCTACCAGTGGTACTACTTCCTGCAGAACCCGAACGTGGCCACCGCGATCGCGCTGGTCGTGCTGCTGCTGTCGCTGACCGCCGCGTTCGGCTACCTGCGCCTGATGCGGGGAGCGGCCCGATGA